CAACACCGTGAACATGACCGGCTTTACGGTGGTGATCTACCTGAGCCTGCTGGTGCTGTTCTTTGCCTATTGCTACCCGATTTCCCGTTTGACCCAACGCCTGGAGCGCCGCTATGCCTTCTATTGAACCCCTGGTCAGCCTGCGGGACTTGCAGCTGTCGTTCGGTGACAACCGGGTGCTCAAGGGCATCGACCTCGACGTGCATCGCGGCCAGGCGGTGTCTATCATCGGCCCGTCCGGCTCGGGCAAGTCGACCATCCTGCGTTGTATCACCGGGCTGTTGCAGCCCCAGCGCGGGACCATCCGCGTGGGCCAAACCCGGGTCGATACGCTGACCCAGGAAGCCCAGCGCATCGAGTTGCGCAAGCGCGTCGGCTTTGTGTTCCAGCAATACAACCTGTTCCCGCATTTGTCGGTGCTGGAAAACCTGGTGATCGCCCCGCGCAAGGTGCTCGGCCGCAGCCGCGCCGACGCCGAGAAAGACGCGCGGGCGCTGTTGGCCAAGGTGCGTATGGAGCACAAGGCCGATGCCTATCCCGGCCAACTGTCCGGCGGCCAACAGCAGCGCGTGGCGATTGCCCGGGCGTTGGCGATGCGCCCGGAACTGATTCTGTTCGATGAAGTGACCTCGGCCCTGGACCCGGAAACCGTCGGTGAAGTACTGACGGTGATTCGCGAACTGACTGAAGAGGGCATGACCTGCGTGCTGGTGACCCATGAAATGCGCTTCGCCGAAGAGATCAGCGACATCGTCTACTTCACCGAAAACGGCGTGATTGTCGAACACGGCAGCGCCGAGCAGATCTTCCAGCGCCCTACCAGTGAGCGCACCCAGGAATTCCTACGCCATGCCTTGGGTGATCCCGGCCGTCGCCCGCCGGTCGCCAGCGATCCGTACCTGCTGACCAACCTTAGCCGTTACACCCTGTCTGTCTAACAAGAGGAACCTCGTCATGAGTACCGCAAACCGTGCCGCCGTTATCGAAGAGTTTCTGCAGCAGATCCGCGTCATCAACCAGCGCGGCGTAGACCGCGCGGCCCTGGTGGAAATCGTCGAGCTGCTGGAATCCCTGGCCGAGCGTCGGGACCTGTTCAACTTCAGTGAATTCCCCGCGCCGGTGCCGGGGCAGGGCAGCACTGCTTTTCGTTATCGCCTGAACGACGATGGCGACACCCCGACCCTGTACCTGAACTCGTTGCTGCCGGGCAAAAGCACCATCCCCCACAACCATGAAACCTGGGCAATCATCAGTGCCGTTGAAGGCCAGGAAATCAACTATGTGTATGGCCGCAAAGATGAAGGGCGTGATGCCGGTTTCACCACTCTGACGCTTGAGAAGGAAGTCATCGTACAGCCGGGCACCTCCATTTCATTCCTCGGTGAAGACCTGCACGGGATTCGCGTCGAAGGTGAGCAGGCGACCTTGCACTTCCACCTGTACGGCTTGCCGCTGGAATCCCTCAATGGCCGTTACGGCGTTGAAGCAGACGGGCGGATCCTCAACTACAACGCCTCGCAGATGGCCCCGTCGATCAAGGCCTACGCCTGAATACGCTACTCACGTGTGGTGAAAATCGCTCTATGTGGGAGCTGGCTTGCCTGCTATTGCATCGACGCGGTTTACCTGATTCACCGCATCGCCTGCGTCGCAGGCAAGCCAGCTCCCACTTTGGTCCGCGTTCATCCAGGGGTTTTTATGATTGATCTGTATTACTGGCCCACCGGCAACGGCCTGAAAGTCGGCATCCTGCTTGAAGAGCTGGAGGCGCCGTACCGCCTGATTCCCGTGAACATCCGCGAAGGTGCGCAGAAGCAGGAAAGCTTCCAGCGCATCAGCGCCAACGGGCGGATCCCGGCGATTGTCGACCACCGCCTTGACGCACCCCTGAGCCTGTTCGAATCCGGGGCGATCCTGAATTACCTCGCCGACCAGGCCGGGCGCTTCCTGCCGCCCGCCGGCAGCGCCGAGCGCCAGAAAGTCCAGGAATGGCTGTTTTGGCAGGTGGGGCACATCACCCCGTACCTTAGCCAGCTGCAACTGTTCAAGGAAAAGGCCCCGGAACCGATTCCCTTCGCCCTGGACCTGCTGAACGCCGAAGCCACGCGCCTGTATCGGGTGCTGGAGCAGCGCCTGGCCGAAGTGCCGTATGTGGCGGGCGAATATTCGGTGGCCGACATGGCGATCTTCCCGTGGATCCAGCCCCTGCGCCAGGGCCAGGACTTGGAGGACTACCCGAACATCCAGGCCTGGCGCCAGCGTATCAAGGCGCGCCCGGCGGTCCAGCGGGCCTACGCCAAGGGCCGTGAAGTGGCCGCCGGCGAGCGTTCGTTGGCCTTGCAGTAACCCATCTCTTTTTTTGCGGGACTTTCATGAGCCAGACCATCACACCCGGGCAATTGCAACAATGGCTGTTCGACGGCCAGGAAATCGCCCTGTTCGACGTACGCGAGCACGGCCAGTACGGCGAGGCCCACTTGTTCCACGGGGTAAACCTGCCCTATAGCCGCCTGGAGCTTGAGGTGCAGCGCCTGGCACCGAATCCTCAGGTGCGCCTGGTGATTTACGACCAGGACGGCGGTGATGTGGCGGCGCGCACGGCGTTGCGCTTGCAGGCGTTGGGCTACCGCCATGTGCATGTGCTGGAAGGTGGCGCGCACGGTTGGCAGGCAGCCGGCCTGCAACTGTTTGCCGGGGTGCATGTGCCGTCAAAAGCCTTTGGCGAGTTGGTGGAGGAGGCCAGCCATACGCCACATGTCACCGCGCAGCAATTGGCGGCCTGGCAGGCCACGGGCGAGCCATTGGTGGTACTGGACGGCAGGCCGTTCGATGAATACCGCAAGATGACCATACCCGGTTCCATCTGCTGCCCCAACGGTGAGTTGGGCTACCGCGTGCACGACCTGGTGCCGGATGAGACGACGCCCATCGTGGTCAACTGCGCCGGTCGTACCCGCAGCATTATTGGTGCCCAGACGCTGATCAACCTCGGCGTGAAGAACCCGGTTTATGCGCTGGAAAACGGTACTCAGGGTTGGTACCTGGCCGATTTCAAACTGGAGCATGGCAGTACCCGGCGTTATGCCGATCAGGTCTCGACAGGCCTGGGCCAACAGCGCGAGGCTGCCCGGCAACTGGCGGAGCGGGCAGGGGTGGTCGCTGTCAAGGCGGATCAGGTTCGGCAATGGGCGGCTGATGCGGCCCGCAGCCTGTTCCTGTGTGATGTGCGTACCGCTGAAGAGTTTGCCGCCGGCAGTTTGCCGGGGGCGCAACACACGCCGGGCGGGCAGTTGGTTCAGTCGACCGACCTGTACATCGGCGTGCGTCAGGCGCGGGTGGTGCTGGTGGACAGCGACGGCGTGCGTGCGCCGATTGTCGCCAGTTGGCTGCGGCAATTGGGGCATGAGGCGTATGTGCTGGAGGGTGGCATCCACAGTGGTCTGGCGTTGCCGGTCAAGCAGGGTGTGCCGTTCAAGGCGTTGCCAGAGATCTCGGTGCAGGCGTTGGCCGATGCACTGAAAGACGACGCCGTGGACTTGGTGGACCTGCGTTCGAGCATGGTCCATCGCAAGGGCCGGATTGCCGGTTCGCGTTGGTCGATTCGTTCGCTGTTGACCGCCAATGCGCGCCCTTTGGTGCTGCTGGCCGATGACCCGGCACTGGCCGCTTTTGCCGCGCAGGATTTGGGTGAAGGCGTGCGCTTGCTCGACGGCGGGTATGCAGCCTGGGTCGCAGCCGGTTTGCCGGTGATCGAGGATGCACAAACGCCACCGGATAACCTGTGCATCGACTTCCTGTTCTTCACGCATGACCGCCACAGCGGCAACAAGGACGCCGCCCGCCAGTACCTGGCCTGGGAAATCGGCCTGTTGGCGCAGATGAGCGCAGCGGAAATCGCCAGCCTCAAACCCTTGCTGCCGGCATCACGCGTGCGCACCCGGCTGATTCATGCCGCGCGTACTGAAGGCGGCAGCGGCGGCCGGGCGGTCAACGTACCCGTTACCCGCCTGAGCACCGTGCTGTTCGACAACCTGGCGCAGATGCGCGACGCCCGTTCCCGGCGCGACAGCGAGCGCGTCTTGAGTTACGGCGCACGCGGCAATCCCACGGGGTTTGCCCTGGAAGACCTGGTCACCGAACTGGAAGGCGGCTATCGCACCCGATTGTATGGCACGGGCCTGGCCGCAGCGGCGCAGACGTTCCTGGCCTACCTGCGGCCCGGCGATCATGTGCTGATCACCGATGCGGTGTATTCGCCGGTGCGCAAGCTGGCGCGCGAATTCCTCCAGCCATTCGGCATCGAAGTGAGTTACTTCAGCCCGGACGGCAGTGGCCTGGAAGCGCAACTGCAAACCAACACCAAAATGGTCTATGCCGAAGTACCGGGTTCGCTGCTATATGAATTGTGCGACCTCCCGGCGATTGCCGCACTGTGCAAGCCACGTGGCATCTTGCTGGCGGTGGACAACACCTGGGGCTCGGCGTACCTGTATCGTCCGCTGGCGTTGGGTGCCGATATCTCGATCATGGCCCTGACCAAATACCTCGGTGGCCACAGCGATGTGATGATGGGCAGCGTCTGCACCACTGAAGCGGCATGGCCGGCGCTGGCAAGGATGAGCGACACGTTTGGCAATGCCGTCAGTGCCGATGACGCCTACCTGATCCTGCGTGGCGCGCGCACCCTGGCTTCGCGGCTGGACGTGCATGAGCGCCAGGCGCTGTCGATCGCCCAATGGTTGCAGGCGCAGCCGCAGGTCAAGCGGGTGTTCCATCCGGCGCTGGCAGACCATCCTGGCCATGCGCTGTGGAAGCGTGACTTCAGCGGCAGTAACGGTTTGCTGTCATTTGAGCTGAACAGTGCGGATGCCGGTTACGTCGAGCGGTTTATCGACGGCTTGCAGTTGTTTGGCCTGGGTGCATCCTGGGGCGGTTATGAAAGCCTGGTGACCCTGGCAGAGACGCAGGATCGCGAGAGTGCCGCCGACCGTGGGTTGAACCCTGTGGTGCGCCTGCATGTGGGATTGGAGGATGTGGCTGCGTTGGTCGAGGACTTGCAGCGCGGGTTCGTGGCGGCGGGGCGTTAGGCCAGCGGTCATGACAATTTGCGTCTGACCATAGGTGCCAATCGAACTTTGTGTTTAACTTCGGCACCTGAAATTCGTTTCACTACCACCACTAGAAGGATTCCGTTCATGGCTCAAGTTACCCTCCGTGGCAACCCTGTCCAGGTCGAAGGCGAGTTGCCACAAGTCGGCGCCAAGGCGCCAGACTTCACCCTGACTGCCGGCGATCTGTCTGACGCAACCCTGGCGACCTTTGCCGGCAAGCGCAAAGTGCTGAACATCTTCCCAAGCGTTGATACCCCGACTTGCGCCACGTCGGTTCGCAAGTTCAACACCCAGGTCAATGACGTGGCCAACACCGTGGTGTTGTGCATCTCCACTGACCTGCCATTCGCCCAGGCGCGCTTCTGCGGCGCCGAAGGCCTGGAAAACGTGAAGAACCTGTCGGACTTCCGTGAGGCAGCATTCGCGGTCGACTACGGTGTAGCGATTGCCAGCGGCCCGCTCAAAGGCCTGACCGCCCGTGCCGTCGTGGTACTGGACGAAAATGACAACGTGTTGCACAGCGAACTGGTCAGTGAAATTGGCCAAGAGCCTAACTACGAGGCAGCCCTGGCTGTCTTGAAGTAACTGTAACTACGCGTGACTGTCGTTTTGCAGTAACACGTGTGATGCATGATTGCGGCCTGGCCTAGTCCAGGCCGTTTTTATTTGTGCTTCAGATGTTTAGCCAGATAGCCAATGGACTAAGCAAAGAAGTTAAAAGTTGTAATCCAAGGTAAATAGCCGGTAAAGGCGCTTCTCTTAACGCGCTCCAGTGCTTATCTTTCAGCCTCCCAAAGAAGAAGCTCTCGCGCCCAATGGTTGATCACTCCATGCAATCCACCCCTCGTCACTCCCGTCGCTGGCTGTTCGGCCTGCTCGTGCTGCTGGTTATTGCCGGCCTGTGCTGGAAATTCTGGCCCGGCAGCCATAAAGACAGCGCCGAGAAGAAGCCCGCCGGGCATGCTGGCAAATCGGGCATGATGCGCCCGGGCTTTGGTGGTTCTACCGGCCCGGTGCCGGTGCGCGTGGCGCCCGCGGTGTTGGGTGAGTTCCCGGTCTACTACAAGGCGTTGGGCACGGTCACGGCATTGAACACCATCAACGTGCGCAGCCGGGTAGGCGGCGAACTGGTCAAGATCGCCTTTGAAGAAGGGCAGATGGTCAAGGCCGGCGATCTGCTGGCGGAAATCGACCCGCGCAGCTACCAGAATGCCTTGCTCCAGGCCCAGGGCACGTTGCTGCAAAACCAGGCCCAGCTGAAAAACGCCCAGGTCGACGTGCAGCGTTATCGCGACCTGTATGCGCAAGACAGTATCGCCAAGCAAACCCTGGACACCGCCGAAGCGCTGGTGTTGCAGTACCAGGGCACGGTCAAGACCAACCAGGGCGCGGTGGATGACGCCAAGCTCAACCTCGAATTCACCAAAATCCGCGCCCCGATCACCGGGCGTGTCGGCCTGCGTCAGGTGGACGTGGGTAACCTTGTGGCCGCCAACGACACCACCTTCCTGGCGGTGATCACCCAGACCCAACCCATCAGCGTGGCTTTCACGCTGCCGGAAAACACCCTCGAAACCGTGCTGGCGCGTTATCACGCCGGTAACAAGCTGCCGGCAGAAGCCTGGGACCGTGGCGATGTGGCGTTGAAGGCCACTGGCGTGCTGCAAAGCCTGGACAACCAGATCGACGTCACCACCGGCACCCTGAAGTTCAAGGCGCGGTTCGATAACAAGGACCAGGCGCTGTTCCCCAACCAATTCGTGAACGTGCACCTGCTGGCCGACACCCTGCATAACGTGGTGCTGGCGCCCTCGGCGGCGATTCAGTTCGGCAACACCGGCACCTTTGTCTACGTGCTCGACGGCGACAAGAAGGTCAAGGTACGTGCGCTGGTGATCGGTGATTCCGACGGCGACAACACCGTGATCAAGGATGGCCTGGCCGCCGGCGACCGCGTGGTGCTCGAAGGCACCGACCGGCTGAAGGACGGCAGTGAAATCGAAGTGGTCAACGACAGCACGCAAGTGCCCACCACCCCGACCGAACACCTTCAGGGCCAGCCGGCAGCCAAGGCGCAGCAAGGTCCGGCAGACGCCGGCAAGGCGCAAAAGGGCGGCAAATGAATCTCTCGCGGCTGTTCATCCTTCGCCCGGTAGCCACCACCCTGAGCATGCTGGCCATTGTCTTGGCCGGTGCGATCGCCTATCGCCTGCTGCCGGTCTCGGCCTTGCCCCAGGTTGACTACCCGACCATCCGCGTGATGACCCTGTACCCCGGCGCCAGCCCGGACGTGATGACCAGCGCGGTAACGGCGCCCCTGGAGCGTCAGTTCGGGCAAATGCCCGGCCTGACCCAGATGGCGTCCACCAGCTCCGGCGGCGCCTCGGTGCTGACCCTGCGTTTCAACCTCGACATCAACATGGATGTCGCCGAGCAACAGGTGCAGGCCGCGATCAACGCCGCCACCAACCTGTTGCCCAAGGACTTGCCGGCGCCGCCGGTGTACAACAAGGTCAACCCGGCGGACACCCCGGTACTCACCCTGGCCATCACCTCCAAGACCATGCTGCTGCCCAAGCTCAATGACCTGGTCGACACGCGCATGGCACAGAAAATCGCGCAGATCAGCGGCGTGGGCATGGTCAGCATCGCCGGTGGCCAGCGCCAGGCGGTGCGGATCAAGGTCAACCCCGAGGCACTCGCGGCCAACGGCCTGAACCTGTCGGATGTGCGCACGCTGATCGCCGCGTCCAACGTCAACCAGCCCAAAGGCAACTTCGACGGCCCCACGCGGGTGTCGATGCTCGACGCCAACGACCAGTTGGTCTCGCCCAAGGAATACGCCGAACTGATCCTTGCCTACAACAATGGCGCGCCGTTGCGGCTCAAGGATGTGGCACAGATTGTCGACGGCGCCGAGAACGAGCGCCTCGCGGCCTGGGCCAATGAAAACCAGGCGGTACTGCTGAACATCCAGCGCCAGCCCGGGGCCAACGTCATCGAGGTGGTGGACCGGATCAAGGCATTGTTGCCGAGCATCACCGACAACCTGCCGGCGGGGCTGGAGGTGACGGTGCTCACCGACCGTACCCAGACCATCCGTGCCTCGGTCAAGGACGTGCAACACGAATTGCTGATCGCCATCGCCCTGGTGGTGATGGTGACGTTCCTGTTCCTGCGCCGTTTCAGCGCCACTCTCATTCCTTCTGTCGCGGTGCCACTGTCCCTGGTGGGTACCTTTGGGGTGATGTACCTCGCCGGTTTTTCCATCAATAACCTGACCCTGATGGCCCTGACCATCGCCACCGGTTTTGTGGTGGATGACGCCATCGTGATGCTGGAGAACATCTCCCGCTATATCGAGGAAGGCGAGACGCCCATGGCGGCGGCGCTCAAGGGCGCCAAGCAGATTGGCTTCACCCTGATTTCCCTGACACTGTCGCTGATTGCGGTATTGATCCCGCTGCTGTTCATGGCCGACGTGGTCGGGCGCTTGTTCCGTGAATTTGCCATCACCTTGGCGGTGGCGATCCTGATTTCCCTGGTGGTGTCCCTCACACTTACGCCGATGATGTGCGCGCGTTTGCTCAAACGCGAACCGAAGGAAGAAGAACAGGGCCGTTTCTACAAGGCCAGCGGTGCCTGGATCGACTGGCTGGTCGCGGCCTACGGGCGCAAGTTGCAGTGGGTGCTCAAGCACCAGCCGCTGACCCTGCTGGTGGCCATTGCCACCCTGGGCCTGACCGTGGTGCTGTACCTGGCGGTGCCCAAGGGCTTCTTCCCGGTGCAGGACACCGGCGTGATCCAGGGCATTTCCGAAGCGCCGCAGTCGATCTCTTTCGCGGCCATGAGCCAGCGCCAACAGGAACTCGCGAAGATCATCCTCCAAGACCCGGCGGTAGAGAGCCTGTCGTCCTATATCGGGGTGGATGGGGATAACGCTACCCTCAACAGCGGCCGGTTGCTGATCAACCTCAAGCCCCACGGCGAACGGGACCTGAGCGCGGCGCAGATCATCACGCGCCTGCAACCGCAACTGGACAAGTTGGTGGGTATCCGCCTGTTCATGCAGCCGGTGCAGGACCTGACCATCGAAGACCGCGTCAGCCGCACCCAGTACCAGTTCAGCATGTCTTCGCCGGACGCCGAGCTGCTGGCGCTGTGGAGCGACAAGCTGGTGCATGCCCTCAGCCAGGTGCCGGAACTCTCCGACGTCGCCAGCGACCTGCAGGACAAAGGCCTGCAGGTGTACCTGGTGATCGACCGCGACGCAGCATCGCGCCTTGGCGTGTCGGTTTCCACCATCACCGATGCGCTGTATGACGCGTTCGGCCAGCGGCAGATTTCCACCATCTATACCCAGGCCAGCCAGTACCGCGTGGTGTTGCAGGCCCAGTCCGGCGAAACCCTCGGCCCGGCCGCCCTGAACCAGATCCACGTGAAAACCACCGACGGCGGCCAGGTCCGGCTGTCGAGCCTGGCCCATGTGGAGCAGCGCCAGGCGCAGTTGGCAATCGCGCATATCGGCCAGTTCCCGGCGGTGATGATGTCGTTCAACCTGGCCCCCGGCGTGGCTTTGGGCAAAGGCGTGGAGCTGATCAACCAAGCCCAGAAAGACATCGGCATGCCGGTGGGTGTGCAGACCCAGTTCCAGGGCGCGGCCCAGGCGTTCGAGGCTTCGCTGTCGAGCACCTTGCTGCTGATTTTGGCGGCGGTGGTGACCATGTACATCGTGCTGGGGGTGCTCTACGAGAGCTACATCCACCCGATCACCATTCTCTCGACCTTGCCGTCGGCGGCGGTGGGGGCCTTGCTGGCCTTGCTGCTCAGTGGCAATGACCTGGGGATGATCGCGATTATTGGCATCATCCTGTTGATCGGCATCGTGAAGAAGAACGCGATCATGATGATCGACTTCGCCCTCGACGCAGAACGCAACCAGGGCCTGGACCCGCAAACCGCGATCTATCAAGCGGCGCTGTTGCGGTTCCGGCCGATCCTGATGACCACCCTGGCGGCGCTGTTCGGTGCCGTGCCGTTGATGCTCGCCACCGGTTCCGGCGCCGAATTGCGCCAGCCGCTGGGCCTGGTGATGGTCGGCGGGTTGCTGGTAAGCCAGGTGTTGACGCTGTTTACCACACCGGTGATCTACCTGTATTTCGACCGCCTGGGGCGGCGCTGGCGCAAAGAGCCGGTGCGCCTGGAGCCGGTTGAGTCATGAACCTGTCCGGACCGTTCATTCGCCGGCCGGTAGCGACCATGCTACTGAGCCTGGCGATTATGTTGCTGGGTGGCGTGGCGTTCAACTTGCTGCCGGTGTCGCCGCTACCGCAGATCAACTTCCCGGTGATCGTGGTATCGGCGAGCCTGCCCGGGGCCAGTCCCGAGGTCATGGCCTCCACGGTGGCAACGCCGCTGGAGCGATCTTTCGGGGCGATTTCCGGCATCACCACCATGAGCAGTTCCTCGAGCCAGGGCTCCACACGGGTGATTCTGGCGTTCGACTCCGACCGCGACATCAACGGCGCCGCGCGGGAAGTGCAGGCAGCCATCAATGCCTCGCGCAACCTGCTGCCCAGCGGCATGCGCAGCATGCCCACCTATAAAAAGATCAACCCGTCGCAGGCGCCGATCATGGTGCTGTCGCTGACCTCGGACGTGCTGCCCAAGGGCCAGCTATACGACCTGGCCTCGACCATCCTGTCGCAAAGCCTGTCCCAGGTGCCGGGCGTGGGTGAAGTACAGATCGGCGGCAGCTCCTTGCCCGCCGTGCGTATCGAGCTTGAACCCAAGGCCCTCGACCAGTACGGCGTGGCCCTGGACGATGTGCGCAACACCATCGCCAATGCCAACGTGCGCCGCCCCAAGGGCTCGCTGGAAGACAGCCAGCGCAACTGGCAGATCCAGGCCAACGACCAGCTGGAAAAGGCCAAGGACTACGAACCGCTGCTGATTCGCTACCAGAATGGCGCGGCCCTGCGCCTGGGCGACGTGGCCAGGATCAGCGACGGGGTGGAGGACCGCTACAACAGCGGCTTCTTCAACAATGATTCGGCGGTGCTGCTGGTGATCAACCGTCAGTCCGACGCCAACATCATCGAGACGGTTAAACAGATCAAGGCCCAGTTGCCGGCATTGCAGGCGGTGCTGCCGTCCAGCGTCAAGCTGAACCTGGCCATGGACCGCTCCCCGGTGATTACCGCCACATTGCATGAAGCCGAGATGACCCTGCTGATTGCCGTGGCCCTGGTGATCCTGGTGGTGTACCTGTTCCTCGGTAACTTCCGCGCTTCGTTGATTCCTACCCTGGCGGTGCCGGTGTCGCTGGTGGGCACGTTTGCGGTGATGTACCTGTTCGGCTTTTCGCTGAACAACCTGTCGCTGATGGCGCTGATCCTCGCCACCGGCCTGGTGGTGGACGATGCCATCGTGGTGCTGGAGAACATCTCCCGGCATATCGACGACGGCGTGTCGCCGATGAAAGCGGCGTACCTGGGCGCCAAGGAAGTCGGCTTTACCTTGCTGTCGATGAACGTGTCGCTGGTGGCAGTGTTCCTCTCCATCCTGTTCATGGGTGGGATCGTCACCAGTTTGTTCCGCGAATTTTCGATCACCCTGGCGGCGTCCATTATCGTCTCGCTGGTGGTGTCGCTGACCCTTACCCCAATGCTCTGCGCCCGCTGGCTCAAGCCCCATGTCCCGGGGCAGGAAACCGGTTTGCAGCGCTGGAGCGAGAAGGTCCACGCACGCATGGTTGCCGGCTACGCCCGCAGCCTCGACTGGGTACTGCGCCATCGGCGCCTGACCCTGTTCAGCCTGTTGGTCACCATTGGGGTCAACGTAGCGCTGTACGTGGTGGTGCCGAAAACCTTCATGCCCCAGCAGGACACCGGCCAGTTGATCGGTTTTGTGCGCGGTGATGACGGATTGTCGTTTGGCGTGATGCAGCCGAAGATGGAAATCTTCCGCCAAGCGGTACTCAAGGACCCCGCGGTACTGAGCGTGGCGGGCTTTATCGGCGGCAACAACGGTACTAATAATGCGGTGATGCTGGTGCGGCTCAAACCCATCAGCGAGCGCAGGATTTCTGCGCAGGGGGTGATCGAGCGGTTGCGTAAAGATGTGCCGCTGGTGCCGGGCGGGCGGCTGTTTTTGATGGCCGACCAGGACCTGCAGTTTGGTGGCAGCCGCGACCAGACCACCGCGCAGTACTCCTACATCCTGCAAAGCGGTGACCTCGCTGCCTTGCGGCTGTGGTACCCGAAAGTGGTCGCCGCCTTGCGCGAGTTGCCGGAGCTGACCGCTATCGACGCGCGTGAAGGCCGGGGCGCGGCGCAGGTAACCCTGATTGTCGACCGCGACCAGGCCAAGCGCCTGGGCATCGACATGAGCATGGTCACGGCGGTGCTGAACAACGCCTACAGCCAGCGCCAGATTTCCACCATTTATGACAGCCTCAACCAGTACCAGGTTGTGATGGAGGTCAACCCCAAATACGCCCAGGACCCGATTACCCTGAAGCAGATGCAAGTCATCACCGCGACAGGCGCACGGGTGCCGCTGTCGACCATTGCCCACTACGAAAACAGCCTGGCCGATGACACGGTTCGCCATGAAGGGCAATTCGCCTCGGAGAACATTGCGTTCGACATGTCCCCCGGTGTCACGGTAGAGCAGGGCACGGCCGCCATCGAACGGGCGATTGCCAAGGTGGGCTTGCCCGAAGATGTGATTGCGAAGATGTCCGGTACCGCCGACGCCTTCGCCGCGACCCAGAAAGGCCAACCGTTCATGATCCTTGGTGCGCTGGTGGCGGTATACCTGGTGCTGGGGATTCT
This genomic window from Pseudomonas sp. Bout1 contains:
- a CDS encoding MdtB/MuxB family multidrug efflux RND transporter permease subunit, with translation MNLSRLFILRPVATTLSMLAIVLAGAIAYRLLPVSALPQVDYPTIRVMTLYPGASPDVMTSAVTAPLERQFGQMPGLTQMASTSSGGASVLTLRFNLDINMDVAEQQVQAAINAATNLLPKDLPAPPVYNKVNPADTPVLTLAITSKTMLLPKLNDLVDTRMAQKIAQISGVGMVSIAGGQRQAVRIKVNPEALAANGLNLSDVRTLIAASNVNQPKGNFDGPTRVSMLDANDQLVSPKEYAELILAYNNGAPLRLKDVAQIVDGAENERLAAWANENQAVLLNIQRQPGANVIEVVDRIKALLPSITDNLPAGLEVTVLTDRTQTIRASVKDVQHELLIAIALVVMVTFLFLRRFSATLIPSVAVPLSLVGTFGVMYLAGFSINNLTLMALTIATGFVVDDAIVMLENISRYIEEGETPMAAALKGAKQIGFTLISLTLSLIAVLIPLLFMADVVGRLFREFAITLAVAILISLVVSLTLTPMMCARLLKREPKEEEQGRFYKASGAWIDWLVAAYGRKLQWVLKHQPLTLLVAIATLGLTVVLYLAVPKGFFPVQDTGVIQGISEAPQSISFAAMSQRQQELAKIILQDPAVESLSSYIGVDGDNATLNSGRLLINLKPHGERDLSAAQIITRLQPQLDKLVGIRLFMQPVQDLTIEDRVSRTQYQFSMSSPDAELLALWSDKLVHALSQVPELSDVASDLQDKGLQVYLVIDRDAASRLGVSVSTITDALYDAFGQRQISTIYTQASQYRVVLQAQSGETLGPAALNQIHVKTTDGGQVRLSSLAHVEQRQAQLAIAHIGQFPAVMMSFNLAPGVALGKGVELINQAQKDIGMPVGVQTQFQGAAQAFEASLSSTLLLILAAVVTMYIVLGVLYESYIHPITILSTLPSAAVGALLALLLSGNDLGMIAIIGIILLIGIVKKNAIMMIDFALDAERNQGLDPQTAIYQAALLRFRPILMTTLAALFGAVPLMLATGSGAELRQPLGLVMVGGLLVSQVLTLFTTPVIYLYFDRLGRRWRKEPVRLEPVES
- a CDS encoding efflux RND transporter permease subunit; amino-acid sequence: MNLSGPFIRRPVATMLLSLAIMLLGGVAFNLLPVSPLPQINFPVIVVSASLPGASPEVMASTVATPLERSFGAISGITTMSSSSSQGSTRVILAFDSDRDINGAAREVQAAINASRNLLPSGMRSMPTYKKINPSQAPIMVLSLTSDVLPKGQLYDLASTILSQSLSQVPGVGEVQIGGSSLPAVRIELEPKALDQYGVALDDVRNTIANANVRRPKGSLEDSQRNWQIQANDQLEKAKDYEPLLIRYQNGAALRLGDVARISDGVEDRYNSGFFNNDSAVLLVINRQSDANIIETVKQIKAQLPALQAVLPSSVKLNLAMDRSPVITATLHEAEMTLLIAVALVILVVYLFLGNFRASLIPTLAVPVSLVGTFAVMYLFGFSLNNLSLMALILATGLVVDDAIVVLENISRHIDDGVSPMKAAYLGAKEVGFTLLSMNVSLVAVFLSILFMGGIVTSLFREFSITLAASIIVSLVVSLTLTPMLCARWLKPHVPGQETGLQRWSEKVHARMVAGYARSLDWVLRHRRLTLFSLLVTIGVNVALYVVVPKTFMPQQDTGQLIGFVRGDDGLSFGVMQPKMEIFRQAVLKDPAVLSVAGFIGGNNGTNNAVMLVRLKPISERRISAQGVIERLRKDVPLVPGGRLFLMADQDLQFGGSRDQTTAQYSYILQSGDLAALRLWYPKVVAALRELPELTAIDAREGRGAAQVTLIVDRDQAKRLGIDMSMVTAVLNNAYSQRQISTIYDSLNQYQVVMEVNPKYAQDPITLKQMQVITATGARVPLSTIAHYENSLADDTVRHEGQFASENIAFDMSPGVTVEQGTAAIERAIAKVGLPEDVIAKMSGTADAFAATQKGQPFMILGALVAVYLVLGILYESYIHPLTILSTLPSAGVGALLSIYVLGGEFSLISLLGLFLLIGVVKKNAILMIDLALQLERHDGLSPLESIRAACLVRLRPILMTTLAAILGALPLLLSTAEGAEMRQPLGLTIIGGLIVSQILTLYTTPVVYLYLDRLRHRFNGWRGVRTDAALDTAL